In Ptychodera flava strain L36383 chromosome 21, AS_Pfla_20210202, whole genome shotgun sequence, a genomic segment contains:
- the LOC139121956 gene encoding neuronal acetylcholine receptor subunit alpha-3-like yields MGLLNLAVLSLVCLMVNLVVRVSAGAEPEERLFGELFKNYNRLIRPVRNVTDLLTVELSLTMSQLIDVNEKDQIMTANVWLKQQWYDYRLSWDPIKYENLSILRVPSQMLWLPDIVLFNNADGNYEVTLMTKALLYPNGLVYWLPPAIYKSSCNIDVQYFPFDEQKCIMKYGSWTYDGYLVDVVLSESQVALEDYWESGEWDIIDTPGEKNTVKYSCCDTINVDVTFTIHIRRKPLFYTVNLIIPCVLISFLTVLVFYLPSDCGEKITLCISVLLALTVFLLLVSDIIPPTSLVIPLIGRYLLFTMVLVTVSIVITVIVLNIHHRAPSTHTMPKWVRRVFLETLPPLLMMKRHQASKDYYDDFPQPELANGGIELTNLLRQRSGAHCDGGSYCEVRQKLYSITDELGKSDQTWPNSKHKQHKPIDPKIKDAVKGVSYIAQHLKNEDDFQTIREDWKYVAMVIDRIFLWIFLIVVISGTGGILLSAPTIYKDRKVLA; encoded by the exons ATGGGTTTACTCAATCTAGCCGTTCTTTCGTTGGTGTGTTTGATGGTGAATTTAGTCGTTAGGG TCTCTGCGGGAGCCGAGCCCGAAGAAAGGCTATTTGGCGAACTATTCAAGAACTACAATCGGCTGATTCGACCAGTCAGAAATGTGACTGATCTCCTCACAGTGGAATTATCTCTCACAATGTCCCAACTAATAGACGTG AATGAAAAAGACCAGATTATGACGGCTAATGTATGGTTGAAGCAG CAATGGTATGACTACAGACTGAGTTGGGATCCAATTAAGTATGAAAACCTAAGTATATTGAGAGTGCCGTCGCAAATGTTATGGTTACCAGATATTGTGCTTTTCAACAA TGCTGACGGTAACTACGAGGTGACGTTAATGACGAAAGCTTTGCTGTACCCAAACGGACTAGTTTACTGGTTGCCGCCTGCGATTTACAAAAGCTCCTGCAATATAGACGTGCAGTATTTTCCCTTTGATGAACAGAAGTGCATTATGAAGTACGGTTCATGGACATACGATGGATATCTTGTCGACGTTGTCCTCAGTGAAAGTCAGGTTGCTTTGGAAGATTACTGGGAGAGCGGTGAATGGGACATAATAGATACGCCCGGAGAGAAAAACACTGTGAAGTATTCATGTTGTGACACCATAAACGTCGATGTGACGTTCACAATTCACATCAGGCGAAAACCCTTGTTTTACACGGTCAATCTCATCATACCCTGTGTGTTAATTTCCTTCCTGACCGTTTTGGTTTTTTACCTGCCGTCCGACTGCGGTGAGAAGATTACACTGTGTATCTCCGTCTTGCTGGCCCTCACTGTGTTCTTGCTCCTGGTGTCGGACATCATTCCCCCGACCTCGCTGGTCATCCCGTTGATCGGACGCTATCTCTTGTTTACTATGGTACTGGTGACCGTTTCAATCGTGATCACCGTCATAGTATTGAATATTCACCACCGTGCTCCCAGCACCCACACCATGCCCAAGTGGGTGAGGAGAGTGTTCTTGGAGACGCTTCCACCTCTCTTGATGATGAAGCGCCACCAAGCGTCGAAGGATTACTACGATGACTTTCCGCAGCCGGAGTTGGCCAACGGGGGAATCGAACTCACCAATCTTCTCCGTCAGCGTTCGGGTGCACACTGTGATGGAGGAAGTTACTGCGAAGTGCGACAAAAGCTTTACTCCATTACCGATGAACTGGGTAAAAGTGATCAAACGTGGCCCAActcaaaacacaaacaacacaaGCCAATCGACCCGAAAATCAAAGATGCGGTCAAAGGTGTGTCGTACATAGCACAACATCTGAAAAACGAAGATGATTTCCAAACT